The following are from one region of the Candidatus Hydrothermales bacterium genome:
- the raiA gene encoding ribosome-associated translation inhibitor RaiA, which translates to MAKNFELTDDMRRYVEKRLSKIDRFSNHIIKSNLIFEEQRGRYRGEIIIEVTRKGILKAEAQNSDFFSVVDDLKDKITSQLKKYEQKLKGM; encoded by the coding sequence ATGGCAAAAAATTTTGAATTAACCGATGATATGAGAAGATATGTCGAAAAGAGGCTTTCGAAAATTGATAGGTTTTCAAATCATATAATAAAGTCAAACCTAATTTTTGAAGAACAAAGAGGGAGATATCGTGGAGAAATAATCATAGAAGTAACAAGAAAGGGGATCTTAAAAGCAGAAGCACAAAATTCAGACTTTTTTTCAGTTGTAGATGATCTTAAAGATAAAATTACCTCCCAGCTTAAAAAATATGAACAAAAATTAAAGGGAATGTGA
- a CDS encoding ATP-binding cassette domain-containing protein, which produces MIKVKEVYKRFSDWVLEDINFEVYDGEFVIILGKSGVGKSVLFKIMVGLLKPERGYVFYDNLEITKTSEKDLIELRKKIGFVFQGSALFDSMTLFENVALPLREHFKLTKKEIEYKVLKAIEAVDLRGFENLYPSELSGGMKKRGAIARAIVHDPDYIFYDEPTTGLDPETADKITNLIKRLWEQRGITSLAVTHDFNFSKAVATKIIWLYNKRVRFVGTIEEFQKLEDKEARAYFID; this is translated from the coding sequence ATGATAAAGGTAAAAGAGGTATATAAGAGATTTTCTGATTGGGTTCTTGAAGATATAAACTTTGAGGTTTACGATGGTGAGTTTGTCATAATACTTGGTAAAAGCGGCGTCGGGAAGTCTGTTTTGTTTAAAATAATGGTAGGGCTTTTAAAACCTGAGAGGGGTTATGTTTTTTATGATAATTTAGAAATAACTAAGACAAGTGAAAAAGATCTTATTGAGTTAAGAAAAAAAATAGGGTTTGTTTTTCAGGGGAGCGCTCTGTTTGATTCTATGACACTTTTTGAAAACGTGGCACTGCCTCTAAGGGAACACTTTAAGTTAACTAAAAAAGAAATCGAATATAAGGTTTTAAAGGCTATTGAAGCAGTTGATTTAAGAGGCTTTGAAAATCTTTATCCTTCAGAGCTTTCAGGGGGTATGAAAAAAAGGGGGGCTATTGCAAGAGCAATAGTTCATGACCCTGATTATATCTTTTATGATGAACCAACTACAGGATTAGATCCAGAGACAGCCGATAAGATAACAAATTTAATAAAAAGATTATGGGAGCAAAGAGGGATAACCTCATTAGCAGTGACTCATGACTTTAATTTTTCAAAAGCTGTTGCTACCAAAATTATTTGGCTTTATAACAAAAGAGTAAGATTTGTTGGAACTATAGAAGAGTTTCAAAAGCTTGAAGACAAAGAGGCAAGAGCCTACTTTATTGATTAA